The following are encoded together in the Chaetodon trifascialis isolate fChaTrf1 chromosome 3, fChaTrf1.hap1, whole genome shotgun sequence genome:
- the ngfb gene encoding nerve growth factor: MRSSTLVLFLLFSAQAVAAIAGAAQQQCPGSNPSSVPTVDPKLLTKRRYLSPRVLFSAQPPDAEPAGSQGSSRRTRRRAGQPQHRGVYSVCESISVWVGNKTKATDISGNEVTVLPDVNINNVNKKQYFFETTCHSARSGSSGCLGIDARHWNSYCTNSHTFVRALTSFKNLVAWRLIRINVACVCVLSRKSWRQ, translated from the coding sequence ATGAGGTCGTCCACGCTGgtcctgttcctcctcttcagtgCGCAGGCTGTGGCCGCCATCGCAGGAGCAGCACAGCAACAGTGTCCGGGCAGCAACCCCAGCTCCGTCCCCACAGTGGACCCCAAACTCCTCACCAAACGCCGCTACCTCTCACCCAGGGTGCTCTTCAGCGCTCAGCCGCCTGATGCGGAGCCGGCGGGGTCGCAGGGTTCCAGCAGAAGGACCCGTAGGCGGGCAGGGCAGCCTCAGCACCGCGGGGTTTACTCGGTGTGTGAGAGCATCAGCGTCTGGGTGGGCAACAAGACCAAAGCCACGGACATCTCCGGCAACGAGGTGACAGTGCTGCCGGACGTCAACATCAACAATGTCAACAAGAAGCAGTACTTCTTTGAGACGACGTGTCACAGCGCCCGCTCGGGCAGCTCTGGCTGTTTGGGGATCGATGCGAGACACTGGAACTCCTACTGCACCAACTCACACACTTTTGTACGAGCGCTGACGTCCTTTAAGAACCTGGTGGCGTGGAGGCTCATACGCATCAACGTGGCCTGCGTGTGCGTGCTGAGCCGCAAGTCATGGCGGCAGTGA